The Erigeron canadensis isolate Cc75 chromosome 1, C_canadensis_v1, whole genome shotgun sequence genome segment GCAAAACaggcaggttgggtaatgggtcaaaatgggtggaGTTAAACTGTTACGAGTATATTGGTACTAGTATAAACATGCCAGATTGACTCAAAACATTCCCTGTCTATGTTcaaaatatacgagtaattataatttataaataattactGTGTAAATGGTTGAGTTTGACATTTCAATGTATGAGATCTCTAGATAGGTTAATACAAAGTTCACATGGTTGCAGGTTGCTGACGAATAAAGGCATATATGACATAGCAGCTCTTTGTTCTAATCAAGAAATGTAAGTTACTGCCTAGTTCTTGTGTACAggtagttgtatgttgattttcCTGaaagaaattatcttgattATGGAACTGTCACAAAATGAAATTGttgaatattatttatatgagAAGTTTTGGAAAACTGAACCATGTATGCTAACTAGAGTGTGGATTAGAGTTTCCCTTTTGGGTTACCCAGGGAGGGCGAGTATTTTGACTTAGATGTATGTTTGTTATCTAACCGAAGTATGTAGTGGCTGTTTCCAAACCCTTCCCAGGCCACCCCCAAGGGTATTTGTACCTAGTGGGGTTCGAAACTGCCACCTCTTAAAAAGATCTCAAGATGCTCCTAACCATTTGGCCACTTTGGAGGTGCATGTATGCTAACTAGAGTGTTTATCATCTAAATTACCTTCAGGGGCTTCTTCAAGGCATGTGGATTTGGAGATGATATACTTGGATCTACAACAATGATGTATACCAGAAGTGGCAATGATATGGTTAAAAGTGCTGGTAGGAAATTACTATCCATTCCACCTCTCAGAAAACATTGATATCATTCAATCCAAACGGTAACTGTTTGTATTATTGTATGATTAAGTATAGCATAAAATAGCATTTATAATTCTAATCGTGAGGAACTAGAGTATAATGTTATATCTAGCTTTACATGAGACCGATACGAAGTTATAGATGAGACTTTTGTATATGTGCAGATATATTCTTTCAACAAAAACTCTCCATACAAATGCCTAGTtattttgatcatttttcaGTATATTTTGAGATTATATCACACAAGTTCAAAATTCAGTGAAGAATCAtcaggtttaaaaaaaaattacagttgAGGCTGTAATGGGTGAATGGTGACGCAGATTTGTATAATTTAAACCTTAATCACATCCGGTTCCTTGTTATTTCTTCTTTCGAACTATCTTCTAGCCAGTAAACGTATTATCATACTAAATATACTGATTTGCATCTAATGAAACGCCAAACATGCTTTGAAAATTTAATCACTAGTTGATAACATGTTAGTCAATAGGTAATATAGAGAAAGGTCAACATAGGAGATAAAGTCTTGAAAAAGAGCTACTTTATATTACTTTATGTTGATAATATATGAACACTTGATATATATTCCCCCTGTAAACTTTTTGACTCTTGAACATATTCTAGTGATCTTGTCTCCTGAAAAGCATTGATAATGCTTTTTCAtgattaaacaaacaaaataaaaggatTGATTCTTTAGACACCATTAAGACTAATTCCAAAACTTTCTTGACATTAAAGTGAGGCACCATTTGGAAATGATGCCAAGTACCTTACTTTAATCCATCTTTTATGCTAAAACCATAAATTTTCAAATACCCTTATCTTGATACATCTTGAAGACTCCAAAAATGGGCAAAGTTTGGGTCGAAATATGCTTGATATCAGCTAGAGGACTCACACGAACGTCATCTTTATGGAAGCTCCAATGGTTTGCTGTCGGGTGGATTGATCCCAACAACAAGTATTGCACAAAAGTTGATGCTTCTGGCAATGCAAATCCCATATGGAGAACAAAGTTTTCTGCTTTGGTCAATATTTCGGATTCTGGATTTGAAGATTTGGCCCTTAATGTGGAAGTTTATAGCAGAGATCCCgtctttttgaaagaaagacTTCAAGGGACTGCAAGTGTTGGGTTGAAAGAGTTTCTGGATAAGCACAAGAACAATTCCGAGGCATTGAGGAATGTTGAAGATGTTGGGAGCTATCAGCTGAGGAAGAAGAGTTCAAATAAACAGCAAGGATTTGTTGATGTTTCAATTAGAATATCGCCAGAGACAAATGAGGGTGGTTCATTTGAAGGTAAGTTTCTAAAATTCAGAGTTTATGTTACCATGTTCATCAAGTAGAAACCAACCCAATTGTGAACAAAATATGAAATTGAGGTTTTCTGTTTtgaaaatatcaatataaaacAAATCCATCTAAGAATTCTCTATCTAAAAGATGTGGTTCACTGAAAAGTTATGAACTGATCTATTCTGTGGGTATGATTTATAATGGGTAATTATAAAACCATTTgattaaataaatgtaaatagTATATGTTATGTTATATAAGAATATGTCATCTAGAATTATATCACTTTAGGAGAagctataaatataaatagtaataCATATGTTCAGATGTTTATTCGTTGTAAAAAACAAACAGTATCAAATGATTTAGATTTAGAAGTTTATACCACCTCTTATTGTTCAGACTTGTTATAGGATTAACACATTAACCTCTTAGAAAACACAAACGCATTGCTGAGCCTAATACAAACTCTAGATATTGATTGTACCTTGGTTCAGGATCACATGGATTATGGGAtagaagtttttgattaatCTCATTGAATTGCACAGCTGATGACGTTGGGATCAAGCTAAAGATTCGTGACCATGATATGAACTTGCCACAGAGAATCCATTATTCAGAAAACCATTTACAGACAAATTATACGACCCCTTTGCCACCAGGATCAAGCTACCATCAACCTCGAGCTCCACCACCATTGAATTATCCGTCAGCAGGAGGGTTCAACCATCAACCACAACATGCTCCTTCACTAGGACCAAACTACCATCAACCACCACCATTACCTTATAATAGCGGCTATATGCCACCATCATCTGTGTATAACTTAGCACCAAGTTACGTCAACATGCCATCATCATCAGGAGCAAGAGGCGGACCGAGGTCTGGACCTGGTTTTGCAATGGGGTTGGGTGCGGGAGCACTAGCAGCTGGGGCAGCTATATTCGGAGACGACTTCATTTCAGGCTTTGATCTTCCTACAAGTTTCACTGTATCAAACAATCCTCCTTTCTGACAAACCTTACTTGTATCATGTTATCACTTTGCTACAATCTTAATATACAAGACAAATCGTTTTACTATTTTACAAACCAAACTCCTATtcaaaaaaagatttttatttttcgaACACGAATACGACATCAGAGAAACCTCACCATATAATGGTAAAGCCTTGCACATACCCTAGACAACATGATGTTGACCATAGATCGGTACAAATAGTCGGGGAAAAAAACCTTAAGACTGAGCATTGAACTCAGACCTTTGGCAAACCCGGGAGCCAGTTGGGTTGACCATCGTTGACATTCAAACAAAGTTTTATCCCACAATTTGATGCTTCCTCTTGTTGCGTGCAAATGTGGAGGCTATATCAATGTTTTGCGAATTGATAAAATCTCTTCGTTATAACTTGTAACTTTAAATTTTGGTAAAGTCCTAAAGCAAAGGCACTATTTTGATAAGCGAACCTAACCGATCTTCTATTCTAAATTTCAATATTTCACACTATGATTTGATTTCCCAAATCCCCATTAACTATTACTAGCAATGGCCCAAGAAAATATGGGCCAAGCTATGTTACAAAATACTTTCTATGGGCTAAATGTGATGTCACGATCCATGTTATAATTCATGAAatccaaattttttaaaagaaagaagTTGATTTGGATCCTATTTTTCTTCACATTATGTTCGTGACCATGTACTAGTTTAAAAATATCACAGGAAAGAGATAAGTAGATAACCATATGTTTGACCATCGAAATACTCA includes the following:
- the LOC122579736 gene encoding protein SRC2 homolog, translated to MGKVWVEICLISARGLTRTSSLWKLQWFAVGWIDPNNKYCTKVDASGNANPIWRTKFSALVNISDSGFEDLALNVEVYSRDPVFLKERLQGTASVGLKEFLDKHKNNSEALRNVEDVGSYQLRKKSSNKQQGFVDVSIRISPETNEGGSFEADDVGIKLKIRDHDMNLPQRIHYSENHLQTNYTTPLPPGSSYHQPRAPPPLNYPSAGGFNHQPQHAPSLGPNYHQPPPLPYNSGYMPPSSVYNLAPSYVNMPSSSGARGGPRSGPGFAMGLGAGALAAGAAIFGDDFISGFDLPTSFTVSNNPPF